A window of Juglans regia cultivar Chandler chromosome 7, Walnut 2.0, whole genome shotgun sequence contains these coding sequences:
- the LOC109011233 gene encoding MLO-like protein 1, with amino-acid sequence MAGGGEGTTLEYTPTWVVAVVCSVIVLISLVVERTLHGVGKYLKKNNQKPLFEALQKIKEELMLLGFISLLLTVFQDRIAKICISEVLANKWLPCKKEKDNDDDDSSSSSSSTAHFQTFFKYPSFVDLPAGTARRLLAEASASTESCAKGKVPMLSLEALHHLHIFIFVLAVVHVTFCALTILFGGAKIRQWKQWEDSILGKEYDPERVLKTKFTHVREHDFIRGHYRGFGKDSALLGWVNSFFKQFYGSVTKTEYVTMRLGFIMTHCRGNLQFNFYKYMIRALEADFKKVVGISWYLWLFVVIFLLLNVSGWHTYFWIAFIPFILLLAVGTKLEHVICQLAQEVAEKHVAIEGELVVKPSDDHFWFHRPKLVLLLVHIIMFQNAFELAFFFWIWVQYDFDSCIMGKIGFVIPRLVIGAFIQFVCSYSTLPLYAIVTQMGSSLKKEIFPEHVQEGLVDWAKHAKKTTGLRKAVNGTRQYGSTTTHGSSHVVGRETTGLAVELTEAGETETAMEEGNAGEIEHANVSHEHK; translated from the exons ATGGCAGGGGGAGGAGAGGGAACAACTTTGGAGTATACCCCAACGTGGGTTGTGGCTGTTGTCTGCAGTGTCATCGTCCTCATCTCTCTCGTTGTCGAAAGAACCCTCCACGGCGTTGGCAAg taTCTCAAGAAAAATAACCAGAAGCCTCTCTTTGAAGCATTACAGAAGATCAAAGAAG AGTTGATGCTGTTGGGTTTTATATCACTGCTGCTGACAGTGTTCCAAGATCGGATTGCCAAGATTTGTATTTCGGAGGTTTTGGCAAATAAGTGGTTACCCtgtaagaaagaaaaagataatgatgatgatgattcttcttcttcttcttcttccactgcCCATTTTCAAACCTTCTTCAAATATCCCAGCTTTGTTGATCTTCCTGCGGGGACTGCCCGCCGTCTCCTTGCAGAGGCCTCTGCTTCCACTGAGAGCTGTGCAAAG GGAAAGGTCCCAATGTTATCTCTTGAAGCGCTTCATCACCTTCACATATTTATCTTTGTGTTAGCTGTTGTTCATGTGACTTTCTGTGCTTTAACCATCCTTTTCGGAGGAGCAAAG ATACGTCAATGGAAACAGTGGGAAGATTCTATCTTAGGAAAGGAATATGATCCAGAAAGAG TTCTGAAAACAAAATTTACGCATGTCCGAGAACATGACTTTATCCGGGGACACTATCGGGGTTTTGGCAAGGATTCAGCTTTGCTAGGATGGGTG AACTCTTTTTTCAAGCAATTTTATGGGTCTGTGACCAAAACAGAATATGTGACAATGCGACTAGGCTTCATTATG aCTCATTGCAGGGGAAACCTACAGTTCAATTTCTACAAGTACATGATACGTGCCCTTGAAGCTGATTTCAAAAAAGTTGTTGGAATAAG TTGGTATCTTTGGTTGTTTGTTGTCATCTTCTTGTTGCTGAACGTTTCTG GTTGGCATACATATTTTTGGATTGCATTCATTCCCTTCATC CTTCTTCTGGCTGTTGGCACCAAGTTGGAGCATGTGATTTGCCAGTTGGCCCAGGAGGTTGCAGAGAAACATGTGGCAATTGAAGGGGAGTTGGTAGTTAAACCTTCAGATGACCACTTCTGGTTCCATAGGCCCAAGCTTGTTCTCCTATTGGTTCATATCATCATGTTTCAGAATGCTTTTGAACTggcatttttcttttggatatgG GTTCAATATGATTTTGACTCCTGCATAATGGGAAAAATCGGTTTTGTCATCCCGAGACTGGTGATAGG GGCATTCATTCAGTTCGTCTGCAGCTACAGCACCCTACCACTCTACGCAATTGTCACACAG ATGGGAAGTTCattgaaaaaggaaatattTCCAGAGCACGTACAAGAAGGACTAGTTGACTGGGCTAAACATGCCAAAAAGACCACAGGTTTGAGAAAGGCTGTCAATGGCACTAGGCAATACGGCTCTACCACTACTCATGGATCTAGCCACGTGGTTGGCAGAGAGACTACTGGTTTGGCAGTTGAGTTGACAGAGGCAGGCGAAACAGAAACTGCAATGGAAGAAGGCAATGCAGGAGAGATTGAGCATGCGAATGTCTCCCATGAACACAAATGA